In Holophagales bacterium, one DNA window encodes the following:
- a CDS encoding NADH-quinone oxidoreductase subunit I produces MTVAERLYLPLLPGLLITMRHFLGNFFRLRKPVTIQYPEQRREYSHRYRGHHILTTRPDGSVRCVACFLCATNCPADCIRIEAAEQPDVNVEKYPIVYEIDMLRCVFCGYCVDACPEEAIIMSNNYDMAFYSREQSIVGKQDLMKPYTVDPDRLGYRPSFPEEAAKRNAMRRQAFDLVSAARQAAGQPAAPVA; encoded by the coding sequence ATGACGGTGGCCGAGCGGCTCTACCTGCCGCTCCTGCCGGGTCTGCTGATCACGATGCGGCACTTCCTCGGCAACTTCTTCCGCCTGCGCAAGCCGGTGACCATCCAGTACCCCGAGCAGCGGCGCGAGTACTCCCATCGCTATCGCGGGCACCACATCCTCACCACCCGTCCCGACGGCTCGGTGCGGTGCGTCGCCTGCTTCCTCTGCGCCACCAACTGTCCTGCCGACTGCATCCGCATCGAGGCCGCCGAGCAGCCCGACGTCAACGTCGAAAAGTACCCGATCGTCTACGAGATCGACATGTTGCGCTGCGTCTTCTGCGGCTACTGTGTCGATGCCTGCCCGGAAGAGGCGATCATCATGTCGAACAACTACGACATGGCGTTCTACAGTCGGGAGCAGTCGATCGTCGGCAAGCAGGACCTGATGAAGCCGTACACGGTCGACCCCGACCGTCTCGGGTATCGCCCGAGCTTCCCCGAAGAGGCCGCGAAGCGCAACGCGATGCGCCGGCAGGCGTTCGACCTGGTGAGCGCCGCGCGTCAGGCCGCCGGTCAGCCCGCCGCGCCGGTCGCCTAG
- a CDS encoding response regulator transcription factor, whose amino-acid sequence MIRVFLTDDHAIVREGLKRVLSDAPGIEVIGEASNGHEALDRLRSVKPDVMVLDLNMPGRGGLETLREIRDQYPKVRVLVLSMHPEDQFALRVLREGARGYLNKGSAAEDLAPAVLKIAAGGTWVSPALTERMVEVIGGKNEEQHEKLSSREFEVLRALARGRTVSEIAGDLFLSVKTVSTYRTRILEKMELRTTAELMHYAIERGLVD is encoded by the coding sequence ATGATCCGCGTCTTCCTCACCGACGACCACGCCATCGTGCGCGAGGGGTTGAAGCGAGTGCTCTCCGACGCTCCCGGCATCGAGGTGATCGGCGAGGCGTCGAACGGACACGAGGCGCTCGATCGCCTCCGATCCGTCAAGCCCGACGTCATGGTGCTTGACCTCAACATGCCGGGACGTGGGGGCCTCGAGACGTTGCGCGAGATCCGCGATCAGTACCCGAAGGTCCGGGTCCTGGTTCTCAGCATGCACCCGGAGGACCAGTTCGCTCTGCGCGTGCTGCGCGAGGGGGCCCGCGGCTACCTCAACAAGGGTTCGGCGGCCGAGGACCTGGCGCCGGCGGTGTTGAAGATCGCGGCAGGCGGAACCTGGGTCAGCCCGGCCCTGACCGAGCGGATGGTCGAGGTGATCGGCGGCAAGAACGAGGAGCAGCACGAGAAGCTCTCGAGCCGCGAGTTCGAGGTGTTGCGCGCCCTCGCGCGCGGTCGCACGGTGTCGGAGATCGCCGGCGACCTCTTCCTCTCGGTCAAGACGGTCAGCACCTACCGCACCCGCATCCTCGAGAAGATGGAGCTGCGCACCACTGCCGAGCTGATGCACTACGCCATCGAGCGCGGCCTTGTCGACTAG
- a CDS encoding PAS domain-containing protein: MARQWRAAVDASSEAIFMLDPDHRVRRVNRNGAEFVARPYLEIVGQRIEDLLPTPLLQAYASAVVVEGEHRVELEVWLPATRRWFRLTLDPIRRDEPGLDGAVLSFADVTARKLAERATARVLDQRQRFATHLVRAREEERAAIAREIHDELGHALTALKLDLAWMTKRLPANHPELAERMTALVGLTDHTIAAARRLTTELRPAILDDFGLPAAIEWLGEQFSRRYGIPVAFVREPDLPDAPTPIATAAFRIVQEALTNVARHADAKRVDVALRHRLAGLELTIHDDGQGFSPSARRRSGSFGLIGMNERAMAVGGSLTLRSHPGRGTTIRVRLPLLRRKR, translated from the coding sequence GTGGCGCGACAGTGGCGAGCGGCCGTCGATGCCTCGAGCGAGGCGATCTTCATGCTCGATCCCGACCATCGGGTGCGTCGAGTCAACCGCAATGGCGCCGAGTTCGTCGCCCGCCCGTACCTGGAGATCGTCGGCCAGCGCATCGAGGACCTGCTCCCCACACCGCTCCTGCAAGCTTACGCTTCAGCAGTGGTCGTCGAGGGAGAGCACCGCGTCGAACTCGAGGTCTGGCTGCCGGCGACTCGCCGCTGGTTCCGGCTCACCCTCGACCCGATCCGTCGCGACGAGCCGGGGCTCGACGGGGCCGTGCTCTCCTTTGCCGACGTCACCGCGCGCAAGCTCGCCGAACGGGCGACGGCGCGGGTCCTCGATCAGCGCCAACGCTTCGCCACCCACCTCGTGCGAGCGCGCGAAGAGGAGCGAGCGGCCATCGCCCGCGAGATCCACGACGAGTTGGGCCACGCCCTGACGGCGCTCAAGCTCGACCTCGCCTGGATGACGAAGCGGCTCCCCGCGAACCATCCCGAGTTGGCCGAGCGGATGACCGCACTGGTGGGCTTGACCGACCACACCATCGCCGCGGCTCGCCGGCTGACCACGGAGCTGCGACCGGCCATCCTCGACGACTTCGGACTGCCAGCCGCCATCGAATGGCTGGGCGAGCAGTTTTCGCGTCGCTACGGCATCCCCGTCGCCTTCGTCCGCGAGCCCGACCTTCCCGACGCCCCGACGCCGATCGCCACCGCGGCGTTCCGCATCGTTCAGGAGGCCCTGACCAATGTCGCCCGACACGCCGACGCGAAGCGCGTCGACGTCGCCCTGCGTCACCGCCTCGCCGGCCTCGAGCTGACGATCCACGACGACGGACAGGGGTTCTCTCCCAGCGCCCGGCGTCGCAGCGGATCGTTCGGGCTCATCGGCATGAACGAACGGGCAATGGCGGTCGGCGGGTCGCTGACCTTGCGCTCGCACCCCGGCCGTGGCACGACGATTCGAGTGCGCCTGCCGCTCCTCAGGAGAAAGCGATGA
- a CDS encoding SBBP repeat-containing protein → MTSKNQLPRAHSSRIAALALTLASFAVSPARANHCEFMALLGGSGDESITKVLSDSQGNLYVVGSTTSVDFPVANAPQATLGGATDAFLTKIDPSGCTILFSTYIGGSGIDEANAAAFDGNGDLWIAGKTTSPNFPVLSPTYDATCGTDGLCNGGASDAFLVAFDPSGQKVAATYFGGSRDDQATGVVVESSGLVTLVGPTTSTDLPLLAPTQRALMGSTDAMVARFTTEPSSPTSLTLKLSFSTYHGGRALERVAAAALTTKGLLVVVGSTQSIDFPAVNPLQKSGLRGTDDAFVAAWSLADRKLVFSSYLGGDRVDYARSVTAIGTEVVIGGQTWSTDFPQVGATTVPRLGPSDGFVTRMNAGNSVVVYSRLFGGTGADSVESVAVNGLAEVLISGATSSLDLPVTPDAEQPRFAGGSTDSYLARIANSTQEVAYASYMGSTNTDLATASFALPDGSWLMGGRIELDPGPETLGMCDGYYALIGPTAKIRR, encoded by the coding sequence ATGACCAGCAAGAACCAGCTTCCAAGAGCCCACAGCAGCCGGATCGCGGCGCTGGCGCTTACCCTCGCTTCGTTCGCCGTCTCACCCGCTCGCGCCAATCACTGCGAGTTCATGGCCCTGCTGGGCGGTAGCGGGGACGAGAGCATCACCAAGGTCCTTTCCGACAGTCAGGGCAACCTCTACGTTGTCGGATCGACCACCTCGGTCGACTTTCCGGTCGCCAACGCGCCGCAGGCGACCCTCGGTGGTGCCACGGACGCCTTCCTGACGAAGATCGATCCGAGCGGCTGCACCATCCTCTTCTCCACCTACATCGGCGGCTCGGGGATCGACGAGGCGAATGCCGCAGCGTTCGACGGAAACGGCGATCTGTGGATCGCCGGCAAGACCACCTCGCCCAACTTCCCGGTGCTTTCGCCGACCTACGACGCCACGTGCGGCACCGACGGTCTCTGCAACGGCGGGGCGAGCGACGCCTTCCTCGTCGCCTTCGATCCTTCCGGCCAGAAGGTGGCGGCGACCTACTTCGGTGGCAGCCGAGACGATCAGGCAACGGGCGTCGTCGTCGAGTCGTCGGGCCTGGTGACCCTGGTCGGGCCGACCACCTCGACCGACCTGCCCCTGCTCGCTCCTACGCAGCGGGCCCTGATGGGCTCGACCGATGCCATGGTGGCGCGCTTCACCACCGAGCCGTCCTCCCCGACCTCGCTGACCCTGAAGCTCTCGTTCTCGACCTACCACGGCGGGCGGGCGCTCGAGCGGGTCGCCGCGGCCGCCCTGACCACCAAGGGTCTGCTCGTGGTGGTCGGCAGCACGCAGTCGATCGACTTCCCGGCGGTCAATCCCCTGCAGAAGTCGGGCCTGCGTGGCACCGACGACGCCTTTGTCGCCGCGTGGTCGCTTGCCGATCGCAAGCTCGTCTTCTCCAGCTACCTCGGCGGGGACCGGGTCGATTACGCCAGGTCGGTCACGGCGATCGGCACCGAGGTGGTGATCGGCGGGCAGACCTGGTCGACCGACTTTCCGCAGGTCGGCGCGACCACAGTTCCCCGGCTCGGACCGAGTGACGGCTTCGTCACCCGGATGAACGCCGGCAATTCCGTGGTCGTCTACTCTCGGCTCTTCGGGGGCACTGGCGCCGACAGCGTCGAGTCGGTCGCCGTCAACGGGCTCGCCGAGGTGCTGATCTCCGGGGCGACCTCGTCGCTCGACCTGCCGGTGACTCCCGACGCCGAGCAGCCCCGCTTCGCCGGCGGCAGCACCGACTCCTATTTGGCGCGGATCGCGAACAGCACCCAGGAGGTGGCCTACGCTAGCTACATGGGCAGCACCAACACCGACCTGGCGACTGCCAGCTTCGCGCTGCCCGACGGGTCCTGGTTGATGGGCGGTCGGATCGAGCTCGACCCGGGCCCGGAGACGCTCGGGATGTGCGATGGCTACTACGCCCTGATCGGTCCGACGGCCAAGATCCGCCGCTAG
- a CDS encoding 2-oxoacid:acceptor oxidoreductase subunit alpha — translation MTLPIAGSGMPERREVASEKLDDVVIRFAGDSGDGMQLTGTQFTSTSALVGNDLATFPDFPAEIRAPAGTLAGVSAFQVRIADRDIHTPGDAPDVLVSMNPAALKVNLKDLKRNGVLIINTAEFDERSLLKAGYTASPLEDGSLDAYRVFKVEITKLTRETLKDSGLDTKSQERCKNFFALGMVYWMFSRPLDPTIQWVEEKFASKPKLAEANIKVLKAGWNYCDITEIFQVRYEIEPAKLEPGTYRNIIGNSAIALGCIAAAHRAGLPLFKGAYPITPATDVLQELTLYKNFGVTTYQAEDEIAAMCATIGAAYGGALAVTATSGPGMALKSEAIGLGIMVELPMVIVDVQRGGPSTGLPTKTEQADLFQAVLGRNSEAPLPVLAAKSPADCFDSAVEACRIALKYMTPVILLSDGYLAFGSEPWRVPKPEDLPDLRKDYRVDPNGFHPYDRDPVTLARPWAIPGTPGLEHRIGGLEKAEGSGHVSYDPDNHEYMVKIRAEKVARVVADIPDVVVDGEPEGKLLVLGWGSTAGAIDGAVRLARQEGLKVSRLHLRWINPFPKNLGEVLSRFENILIPEMNLGQLAFLIRARYLRDVLSFPKVKGKPYYRFEILNEIKQVLESKNAH, via the coding sequence ATGACTTTGCCGATTGCAGGTTCCGGAATGCCGGAACGCCGCGAGGTCGCCTCCGAGAAGCTCGACGATGTCGTCATCCGTTTCGCCGGTGATTCCGGCGACGGAATGCAGCTGACCGGAACCCAGTTCACTTCGACCTCCGCGCTGGTCGGCAACGATCTGGCCACCTTCCCGGATTTCCCCGCCGAGATCCGCGCGCCTGCCGGCACGTTGGCCGGCGTCTCGGCTTTCCAGGTCCGCATCGCCGACCGCGACATCCACACCCCGGGCGACGCCCCGGACGTGCTGGTGTCGATGAACCCGGCGGCGCTCAAGGTGAACCTGAAGGATCTGAAGCGCAACGGCGTGCTGATCATCAACACCGCCGAGTTCGACGAGCGCAGCCTGCTGAAGGCCGGCTACACGGCGAGCCCGCTCGAGGACGGCAGCCTCGACGCCTACCGTGTCTTCAAGGTGGAGATCACCAAGCTCACCCGAGAGACGCTCAAGGACAGCGGACTCGACACCAAGAGCCAGGAGCGCTGCAAGAACTTCTTCGCGCTCGGCATGGTCTACTGGATGTTCAGCCGGCCGCTCGACCCGACCATCCAATGGGTCGAAGAGAAGTTCGCCAGCAAGCCGAAGCTCGCCGAGGCGAACATCAAGGTGCTCAAGGCGGGCTGGAACTACTGCGACATCACCGAGATCTTCCAGGTGCGCTACGAGATCGAGCCCGCCAAGCTCGAGCCGGGCACCTATCGCAACATCATCGGCAACTCGGCGATCGCCCTCGGCTGCATCGCCGCGGCGCACCGGGCCGGCCTGCCGCTCTTCAAGGGCGCCTATCCGATCACCCCGGCGACCGACGTGTTGCAGGAGCTGACGCTCTACAAGAACTTCGGTGTCACCACCTATCAGGCGGAGGACGAGATCGCGGCGATGTGCGCGACGATCGGCGCCGCCTACGGCGGAGCGCTGGCGGTGACCGCCACCAGCGGTCCCGGCATGGCGCTGAAGTCGGAGGCGATCGGCCTGGGGATCATGGTCGAGCTGCCGATGGTCATCGTCGACGTGCAGCGCGGCGGTCCGTCGACCGGGCTGCCGACGAAGACCGAGCAGGCCGACCTCTTCCAGGCCGTGCTCGGCCGCAACTCCGAGGCGCCGCTCCCGGTGCTCGCCGCCAAGTCGCCGGCCGACTGCTTCGACTCGGCGGTCGAAGCCTGTCGCATCGCGCTCAAGTACATGACCCCGGTGATCCTGCTCTCCGACGGCTACCTCGCCTTCGGCTCCGAGCCGTGGAGGGTGCCGAAGCCGGAAGACCTGCCCGATCTGCGCAAGGACTACCGCGTCGACCCGAACGGGTTCCACCCCTACGATCGGGACCCGGTCACGTTGGCGCGGCCCTGGGCGATCCCGGGAACGCCGGGGCTCGAACACCGCATCGGCGGTCTCGAGAAGGCGGAGGGCAGCGGCCACGTCTCCTACGATCCCGACAACCACGAGTACATGGTCAAGATCCGCGCCGAGAAGGTGGCGCGCGTGGTGGCCGACATCCCGGACGTGGTGGTCGACGGTGAGCCGGAAGGCAAGCTCCTCGTGCTGGGATGGGGCTCGACCGCCGGCGCCATCGACGGTGCCGTGCGCCTGGCGCGGCAGGAGGGGCTGAAGGTGAGCCGCCTCCATCTGCGCTGGATCAACCCGTTCCCCAAGAACCTGGGCGAGGTGCTGTCGCGCTTCGAGAACATCCTCATCCCCGAGATGAACCTCGGCCAGCTCGCGTTCCTCATTCGCGCTCGCTACCTGCGCGACGTCCTGAGCTTCCCGAAGGTCAAGGGCAAGCCGTACTACCGGTTCGAGATCCTCAACGAGATCAAGCAGGTCCTGGAGTCGAAGAATGCCCACTGA
- a CDS encoding 2-oxoacid:ferredoxin oxidoreductase subunit beta — translation MPTETVALTRKDFQSDQEVRWCPGCGDYAVLTAVQSVFPELGVPREKFVVVSGIGCSSRFPYYMETFGFHTIHGRAPAIATGLKLARPELEVWIATGDGDALAIGGNHFIHTLRRNVGVKILLFNNRIYGLTKGQASPTSEFGKKTKSTPDGSVDFPFNSLSVAIGTGATYVARTVDVMLPHMKETLRSAARHQGSAFLEIYQNCVIFNDKAFTYMTEKEVRDDAILALEQGKPLVFGKAKDRGIRHNGTELEVIRFADGFGPDDCLVWDATRENPTLSFMIAQLSPPDFPTPIGVLRDVDHPTFEGVVASQNRALTDRRGAGTLEQLFNQGDVWTVHEDGTIS, via the coding sequence ATGCCCACTGAGACCGTCGCCCTCACCCGCAAGGACTTTCAGTCGGACCAGGAAGTTCGCTGGTGCCCCGGATGCGGGGACTACGCGGTGCTCACCGCCGTCCAGTCGGTCTTCCCCGAGCTCGGCGTGCCGCGCGAGAAGTTCGTCGTCGTCTCCGGCATCGGCTGCTCGAGCCGCTTCCCGTACTACATGGAGACCTTCGGCTTCCACACCATCCACGGCCGCGCCCCGGCGATCGCCACCGGCCTGAAGCTGGCGCGCCCGGAGCTCGAAGTGTGGATCGCCACCGGCGACGGTGACGCGCTCGCCATCGGCGGCAACCACTTCATCCACACGCTGCGGCGCAACGTCGGCGTCAAGATCCTTCTGTTCAACAACCGGATCTACGGCCTGACCAAGGGGCAGGCGTCGCCGACCTCCGAGTTCGGCAAGAAGACCAAGTCGACGCCGGACGGCTCGGTCGACTTCCCGTTCAACTCGCTTTCGGTGGCGATCGGCACCGGAGCGACGTACGTCGCCCGCACCGTCGACGTCATGCTGCCGCACATGAAGGAGACGCTGCGCTCCGCCGCCCGGCACCAGGGCAGCGCCTTCCTCGAGATCTACCAGAACTGCGTGATCTTCAACGACAAGGCCTTCACCTACATGACGGAGAAGGAGGTTCGCGACGACGCCATCCTGGCGCTCGAGCAGGGCAAGCCGCTCGTCTTCGGCAAGGCGAAGGACCGTGGCATCCGCCACAACGGGACCGAGCTCGAGGTCATCCGCTTCGCCGACGGCTTCGGTCCGGACGACTGCCTGGTCTGGGACGCGACGCGCGAGAACCCGACGCTGTCGTTCATGATCGCCCAGCTGTCGCCGCCGGATTTCCCGACGCCGATCGGCGTGCTGCGCGACGTCGACCACCCGACGTTCGAGGGCGTGGTGGCGAGCCAGAACCGGGCCCTCACCGATCGCCGCGGCGCCGGCACCCTGGAGCAGCTCTTCAACCAGGGCGACGTCTGGACCGTGCACGAGGACGGGACGATCTCGTAG
- a CDS encoding class II aldolase/adducin family protein, producing MEHREEREAILAAARRAVAVGLTHGTSGNLSVRAGTGMLITPTGLEYDSLTAPDVVRMGLDGVVAAGERCAPSSEWPMHAAVYAERPDVAAIVHGHSPAAAAFSCLGRDLPPFHYMVAAAGGDSIRCARYALFGTRELARNALEALARRRACFLAHHGFLTLGATLDKALALAVELEFLAETFLRLLPLREPPRLSGPEMKKVIDSFATYGQQPKTSKL from the coding sequence ATGGAGCATCGGGAGGAGCGAGAGGCGATCCTGGCCGCGGCCAGGCGCGCCGTGGCGGTGGGGCTGACGCACGGCACGTCGGGCAACCTCAGCGTGCGAGCGGGCACGGGGATGCTCATCACCCCGACCGGTCTCGAGTACGACTCGTTGACCGCTCCCGACGTGGTGCGCATGGGCCTCGACGGCGTCGTCGCGGCGGGCGAGCGCTGCGCGCCCTCTTCGGAGTGGCCGATGCACGCGGCGGTCTACGCCGAGCGCCCCGACGTAGCGGCGATCGTGCACGGGCACTCCCCCGCCGCCGCGGCCTTCTCCTGCCTCGGCCGCGACCTCCCACCCTTTCACTACATGGTGGCCGCCGCCGGCGGCGATTCGATCCGCTGCGCCCGCTACGCCCTCTTCGGCACCCGCGAGCTGGCCAGGAACGCCCTCGAAGCCCTGGCGCGGCGACGGGCCTGCTTTCTCGCTCACCACGGCTTCCTCACGCTCGGGGCGACGCTCGACAAGGCGCTCGCCCTCGCCGTCGAGCTCGAGTTCCTCGCCGAGACCTTCTTGCGACTTCTCCCGCTTCGCGAGCCGCCACGCCTTTCGGGCCCGGAGATGAAGAAGGTCATCGACAGCTTCGCGACCTACGGCCAGCAGCCGAAGACTTCCAAGCTGTAA
- the glgX gene encoding glycogen debranching protein GlgX, with translation MPAHPGNGTHREAVLGLIDGVPRLHRGRPLPLGVSQTRLGLNFAVFSRHATAMTLALFASGEHEPVLEIPLDPGVHRTGDVWHLEVEGLSTDVRYGWRADRHPVPSDRFHRFDPTRLLSDPYARALTGGSEWAVRYVRHGEPAGDGGNRRRALWVDDDFDWDGTLPPRIPLPDKVIYELHVRGFTVDASSGVAHPGTYLGLIEKIPYLKDLGVTTVELLPVYEFDELEVERENPETGERLLNYWGYSPICFFAPKAGYAAAGRDGRQVQELKTLVREMHRAGLEVFLDVVFNHTAEHAGWPEDPVYSFRGLDNKVYYMLDPETGQPRNYSGCGNTLNCNHPVVRNMILDALRYWVAEMRVDGFRFDLASILGRGQQGEVLANPPLLEQIAGDPVLAHTTLIAEAWDAAGLYQVGTFPAWGRWAEWNGKFRDEMRRFVRGEAGLAGRVATRLSGSADLYQTSGRQPCHSINLVTCHDGFTLADLGAYERKHNEANGEENRDGSDLNFSLNHGVEGPSDDREVLAQRGRHTRNLLTLLLVSQGTPMLLGGDEMGRTQGGNNNAYCQDTPLSWVDWRLHERHAGLQRFVRLMIAFRRAHPVLRRGDFLRGAGSTASSRPDVSWHGAEPFRPDWGPRGQAFAMHLAGEHAASPDCDVFLALNMATEPRELALPQPPRGQRWLRVVDTSRESPDDIREEGREESLAPSPRLAVPPRTAVLLRSR, from the coding sequence ATGCCCGCCCACCCCGGCAACGGTACCCATCGCGAGGCGGTTCTCGGCCTGATCGACGGCGTGCCGCGGCTCCACCGCGGTCGGCCGCTGCCGCTCGGCGTGTCGCAGACGCGGCTGGGACTGAACTTCGCTGTCTTCTCGCGTCACGCCACGGCGATGACGCTCGCCCTCTTCGCCAGTGGGGAGCACGAGCCGGTGCTCGAGATTCCGCTCGATCCGGGCGTTCACCGAACCGGCGACGTCTGGCATCTGGAGGTCGAGGGGCTGTCGACCGATGTCCGTTACGGCTGGCGCGCCGACCGCCATCCAGTGCCGAGCGACCGGTTTCACCGCTTCGACCCGACCCGGCTGCTCAGCGACCCCTACGCCCGGGCGCTGACCGGCGGCAGCGAGTGGGCGGTGCGCTACGTGCGACACGGGGAGCCCGCGGGCGACGGCGGGAATCGTCGGCGAGCCCTCTGGGTCGACGACGACTTCGACTGGGACGGGACGCTGCCGCCTCGCATTCCGCTCCCCGACAAGGTGATCTACGAGCTCCACGTCCGCGGCTTCACCGTCGACGCGTCGTCGGGGGTCGCCCATCCCGGCACCTACCTCGGCCTGATCGAGAAGATCCCGTATCTCAAGGATCTCGGCGTGACCACTGTCGAGCTCCTGCCGGTCTACGAGTTCGACGAGCTGGAGGTGGAACGGGAGAACCCGGAGACCGGCGAGCGCCTGCTCAACTACTGGGGCTACAGCCCGATCTGCTTCTTCGCGCCGAAGGCCGGCTACGCGGCCGCGGGTCGCGACGGCCGCCAAGTCCAGGAGCTCAAGACGTTGGTGCGCGAGATGCACCGAGCCGGTCTCGAGGTCTTCCTCGACGTGGTGTTCAATCACACCGCCGAGCATGCGGGATGGCCTGAAGACCCGGTCTATTCGTTCCGCGGGCTCGACAACAAGGTCTACTACATGCTCGACCCGGAGACGGGGCAGCCGCGCAACTACTCGGGTTGCGGCAACACGCTCAACTGCAACCACCCGGTGGTCCGCAACATGATTCTCGACGCCCTGCGCTACTGGGTCGCCGAGATGCGCGTCGACGGCTTCCGCTTCGACCTCGCCTCGATTCTCGGTCGTGGCCAGCAGGGCGAAGTCCTGGCCAACCCGCCGCTGCTCGAGCAGATTGCCGGCGATCCGGTCCTGGCCCACACGACGCTGATCGCCGAGGCCTGGGATGCTGCGGGTCTCTATCAGGTCGGGACCTTCCCCGCCTGGGGGCGCTGGGCGGAGTGGAACGGCAAGTTCCGCGACGAGATGCGCCGCTTCGTCCGTGGCGAGGCGGGGCTCGCCGGGCGGGTGGCGACGCGCCTGTCGGGAAGCGCCGATCTCTACCAGACGTCGGGACGCCAGCCCTGTCATTCGATCAACCTCGTCACCTGTCACGACGGCTTCACGCTCGCCGACCTCGGCGCCTACGAGCGCAAGCACAACGAGGCCAACGGCGAGGAGAACCGGGACGGGAGCGACCTGAACTTCTCGCTCAACCACGGCGTCGAGGGGCCGAGCGACGATCGCGAGGTGCTGGCCCAGCGCGGACGGCACACGCGCAATCTCCTGACCCTCCTGCTCGTCTCGCAGGGGACGCCGATGCTGCTCGGCGGCGACGAGATGGGTCGCACCCAGGGCGGCAACAACAACGCCTATTGCCAGGACACGCCGCTGAGCTGGGTCGACTGGCGCCTGCACGAGCGCCACGCCGGACTGCAGCGCTTCGTCCGCTTGATGATCGCCTTCCGGCGCGCGCACCCGGTGCTACGGCGCGGTGACTTCCTGCGCGGGGCCGGGAGCACGGCCTCTTCGCGCCCCGACGTCTCCTGGCACGGCGCCGAGCCGTTCCGTCCCGACTGGGGTCCCCGGGGGCAGGCCTTCGCCATGCACCTCGCCGGCGAGCACGCCGCCTCACCGGACTGCGACGTCTTCCTCGCCCTCAACATGGCCACCGAGCCGCGAGAGCTCGCCCTGCCGCAGCCCCCACGCGGGCAACGCTGGCTGCGCGTCGTCGACACCTCGCGTGAGAGCCCCGACGACATCCGTGAGGAGGGGAGGGAGGAGTCGCTCGCGCCGTCGCCTCGTCTCGCCGTTCCGCCGCGGACGGCGGTTCTCCTGCGCA